The sequence below is a genomic window from Deltaproteobacteria bacterium.
TCAAGAATTGGACCGACAAAAACCATCGGCCACAAGTTGAGACCGTCAAGACGACACTGGAGGCGATTAAGAGGACAACTCCGAAAGCGGCGACGGCCAACGCCGCGACGTTTGTCGATACCAGCATCGCCGATCAGTTGGTTAAGGAAGGCTACTACAAATAATCCTCGTCGAGGATGGAGGATTGATGATGGAGGATCGTCGCGCTGAAAACTCTATCCTCGATCTTCCGTCCTCGATCCTCGTTTTTCGGTGCAATAGAATTGACCCACGCACACCGCGGTGTTAGCATCCGCGCAGTCCGAAAAACCAAGGAGAACGCGATTCGTGAAGCTTTATAATTTCGATCTTCTCGCCTATCCCCATGTACCCGCCGACGCGCCACGCACGCCGGTGCCGAGCAGCTTCTTCGATCCTGCTAAAGGCTCGGCAAATTACGCCGAACACCTCGAAGAGATGGCCTATTGCGAAGAGCTGGGCTTTGACGGTGTGGTGTTTAACGAACACCACTACAGCGCCTACGGCACCATGCCTTCGCCCAATCTGATTGCCGCCGCGCTCAGCCAAAAAACCAAGAAGATCAAAATCGGCGTGTTGGGCAATATCCTGCCGCTGCGCAACCATCCGGTGCGCGTCGCCGAAGAGTACGCCATGATCGACTGTTTGAGTGGCGGCCGGCTGATCGCCGGTTTCGTGCGCGGCATTCCGCCGGAATATATTTGGTACGGCGTGAACCCATCCGAATCGCGCGGCCGCTTCATGGAAGCCTACGACCTGATCATTAAAGCGTGGAAAGAGCCGGTGTGGAGCTACGAAGGAAAATTTTTTAAGCTGCACGATTGCGCCATCTGGCCGCGCCCCATGCAGCAGCCCCATCCGCCCATCTGGATCGCCGCGCGCAGCGCCGAATCGATCGAATGGTGCGTCGATCGCCACCTCCCCTGCGCACAGGTCTATCAGACCACCGGCCAGATCGAGGACACTTTCACTTACTATCGCGGCAAAGCCAAGGAAGCCGGCTGGGAAGCGACGCCGGATAAATTTATTCTCTGCCGCCACACTTACATCGACGAAACCGACGCCAAAGCGCGCGCCAACGTCGAGGCGGCCATGCATTACTTCTTCACCGTGTTTAACCGCGGCTTTAACGAAGCGTTGAATAAAGACGCTGTCAGCAAAGATCTGCAAGCCGCGATGATGAGCGACCGCTCGTTTAGCTACTTCCGCGAAGGCAACCGCGAACGCTTCGACTTTTCCAAGATGGATACAGATGGTTTGATCAAGTCGGGCTATCTGATTTGCGGGAGCCCCGACAGCGTTGCCAAGCAGATCAAAAGTCAGATGAGCCAAGTTGGCGCCGACCACTTCATGGGCATGTTCCACATCGGCAACTTGCACCATGACAAAGTCATTAACTCGCTCAACTTGTTCAAGAAGGAAATCATGCCGCAACTGCATTGAAGGATCTCTTTAGCGCAAGAGAAACGCCGCACGCGGGAGCGCGCTGCGGCGTTTCTTTTTATTGTAAGGTGTGGTGCGTCCGCGAACCGCAACGCAACGATGCGCACTAACCGATGCGGTTCCCAGTTGGCCGCCGCATCCTAGCCCGAATTATTCATGCGACGGGGAAAACCCATGACACTGTGTCGATCGAAGTGGAACTCTGGAGAAGCGAAGGCATCAGCGCAGATCGTTCGGTTTGATTTGCCGATGCTGGGCATCTCTTCGACCTTTCCACTGCGATTCGCAGAGCAGGGCGACCGCCGGTCGCCCCTACAAGGCGGCGTCGAAGCGGATATCTATTGCCTTCGCTCCGGAAGAGTTTCACTTCGATCGCGCCGCAGCGATGAATAATCCGGGCTAGACATTGATACCCTTATGGCGACGGCGAGATTCCATGGTTTGACAGGAAGCGCAGGCTCTCCTATTGCTGCACCCACCTGAAGAGGAGATTTTATGACTCTACTGCTGAGCAACGAAGAGATCGATGCCATGCTCGATGTCTCGCTGGTGCTCGACGCCGTCGAGCAGTCGCAGCGGGCGATGGCAAAGGGCGAAGCGTTGAGTAGCCCGCGCGTCGACACGCTGGCACCGACAGTCACCGGTGAAGCATCGGCAACCTACGGCTTGAAAAGCATGAGCGGCCTTTGGCCCGAAGCGGGCGTCGCCGCGCTGCGCATCAATAGCGATGTGCTGGTTTGGCCGACGGTCGCCGGCAACATGCGCCGCGATCGACTGCCGACCAGCACTGGGCGCTGGACCGGCATGATCATTCTCTACAGCATGACCACGGGTGAGCCGTTGATGATTTCTCCCGACGGCTACATCTCCCGCCTGCGCGTCGGCTCGACCAACGCGCTGGCGGCGCGCTACCTGGCGCGCGAAAACTCCCACGTCATGGCTCTCCTCGGCACCGGTTGGCAGGCTGGCGGCCAACTGATGGCGCACTGCGCGGTGCGGCCTATCGAGACCGTTAAAGTCTACAGCCCCAACCCGGCCAATCGGGGAAAATTCTGTGGAGAGCTGCAAGCGCAAGTCAAAGCCAAGCTCGTCAACGTCGACTCCGCCGAAGCCGCGGTCAAAGACGCCGACATCATCGTCACCGGAACCAACTCGATGGAGCCGGTGCACCAAAAAGAATGGCTGCGCCCCGGCGTGCACTACAGCGCAGTGAAAGTGCAGGAGTTCGCTCAACCGTTTCTCGAAGCGGTCGACCGCGTTTTCATGTTCTCGAAAAATCCTGTAACCACTCGACCGCAGCTTGTGAAGCTCGACAACGTGAAATCGCCCGAGGCCGCCACCGGCTGGTGGCAAAATCGTCAGGGCGCGTTCTGGGACCGCTTGGAAGAGTTGCCGGACTTGTTTACCGGCAAAATCAAGGGCCGTGAGAACGACCAGCAAACGACGGCCTTCGTCAACAACGTCGGTCAAGGGCTGCAATTCTGCGCGGTGGCCAAACGCGTCTACGACGAAGCCCGCGCGCGGAAAATCGGCCGTGAGTTGCCCACCGAGTGGTTCACTCAAGATGTGCATCCGTAGTTCGGATTATCTCGCGCACAGGCGCAAAGGACGCTAAGTTCGGAGAGAATGATTCACCACGAAGACACGAAGGACACGAAGTTGTAGGGGCTATTCATGAATCGCCCTGACCTTTTCTGTTTCACCTTCGTGCGCTTCGTGTCTTCGTGGTGAAAAAATCCTAGGAGAGAACTGTTCGTGATTCACAAATTATTCTTCATTGTCTCATTGCATTTGCTGATTGGCACCATCGCCCACGCCCAGACACTACGCATTGCCATCGGCGCGGTCAGCGTCGCCCATGTGCCGGGCATCATGGCGCAGGAAGGCGGCTACTTCGCCAAGCAAGGTTTGAATCCCGAGTTGATCATGATTCGCGGCGGACCGCAGACGGTCGCCGCATTGCTGGGCGGCGATGTTGCCTTCGCACAGGTTTTCTCGGTGCCTTTGCTGAGCGCCAGGCTTGGCGGTGCCGACCCCGTGCTCGTCGCCGGTTTGGTCAATGAGCCGCTGTTTTCTTTGATGACCGTGCCGTCGATTGAAAAGCCGGCGGACCTGCGCGGTAAGAAGTTTGGCATCACAACTTTCGGTTCGGCGTCCGATATCGCGCTGCGTTTGGCATTGCCGAAATGGGGACTCAAAGCCGAGACCGACGCCACCATACTTCAGGTGCGCGGCATCCCGGAAATCCTCACGGCGATGCAGACCGGCGCTGTGCACGCTGGGATGGTTTCGCCGCCGACCAACGTCAACGCCATGAAAGCGGGCTTTCGCGAGCTGGCGTTTTTGCCGAAGCTGGGTATTTCGTTTCAGCACACGACGCTGTCAACCACG
It includes:
- a CDS encoding LLM class flavin-dependent oxidoreductase, encoding MKLYNFDLLAYPHVPADAPRTPVPSSFFDPAKGSANYAEHLEEMAYCEELGFDGVVFNEHHYSAYGTMPSPNLIAAALSQKTKKIKIGVLGNILPLRNHPVRVAEEYAMIDCLSGGRLIAGFVRGIPPEYIWYGVNPSESRGRFMEAYDLIIKAWKEPVWSYEGKFFKLHDCAIWPRPMQQPHPPIWIAARSAESIEWCVDRHLPCAQVYQTTGQIEDTFTYYRGKAKEAGWEATPDKFILCRHTYIDETDAKARANVEAAMHYFFTVFNRGFNEALNKDAVSKDLQAAMMSDRSFSYFREGNRERFDFSKMDTDGLIKSGYLICGSPDSVAKQIKSQMSQVGADHFMGMFHIGNLHHDKVINSLNLFKKEIMPQLH
- a CDS encoding ornithine cyclodeaminase family protein — translated: MTLLLSNEEIDAMLDVSLVLDAVEQSQRAMAKGEALSSPRVDTLAPTVTGEASATYGLKSMSGLWPEAGVAALRINSDVLVWPTVAGNMRRDRLPTSTGRWTGMIILYSMTTGEPLMISPDGYISRLRVGSTNALAARYLARENSHVMALLGTGWQAGGQLMAHCAVRPIETVKVYSPNPANRGKFCGELQAQVKAKLVNVDSAEAAVKDADIIVTGTNSMEPVHQKEWLRPGVHYSAVKVQEFAQPFLEAVDRVFMFSKNPVTTRPQLVKLDNVKSPEAATGWWQNRQGAFWDRLEELPDLFTGKIKGRENDQQTTAFVNNVGQGLQFCAVAKRVYDEARARKIGRELPTEWFTQDVHP